In Candidatus Thermoplasmatota archaeon, one DNA window encodes the following:
- a CDS encoding 3-isopropylmalate dehydratase, with protein MKPAVIKGRIWLITDENGKRLDDIDTDMIFHNRYLHITEVSEMGKHALGNLEGWKDFPDKAKEGDIIIAGKNFGAGSSRQQAVDCFISLGIRAIVAESFGAIYKRNAINSGLAVLECPGIFEKELKSRDVIEIDLETGSIKKDKIEVAKTKPMSDVQMEIYRAGNLFEYGKLMGRQ; from the coding sequence TTGAAGCCTGCAGTCATCAAGGGAAGAATATGGCTCATAACAGATGAGAATGGAAAGAGACTTGACGACATCGACACCGATATGATTTTTCATAACAGATATTTGCACATAACAGAGGTTTCGGAAATGGGAAAACATGCCTTGGGCAACCTCGAAGGCTGGAAGGATTTTCCGGATAAAGCGAAGGAAGGAGACATAATCATCGCCGGCAAAAATTTTGGTGCAGGCTCTTCACGACAGCAGGCTGTGGACTGCTTTATATCTCTCGGAATACGGGCAATAGTGGCCGAATCTTTCGGAGCCATATACAAAAGAAATGCAATAAATTCTGGACTGGCCGTGCTGGAATGCCCGGGCATATTTGAAAAAGAACTGAAAAGCAGAGATGTTATAGAAATTGATCTGGAGACCGGAAGCATAAAAAAAGATAAAATCGAGGTGGCAAAAACCAAGCCAATGTCGGACGTTCAGATGGAAATATACAGGGCTGGCAACCTCTTCGAATATGGAAAATTGATGGGACGACAATAG